ACAAAGCCAAAATATTTTTTCCCTTATCATGGCGAATACCGAATGGCTCTTGCTCACTCTCAAACGGCAATTGAATCTGGAGTTAATCCAAAAAATGTGATAATTCCGGATAATGGTGAAGTTTTTGAAATTGTTAACCAAGAAGTTCGTAAAACCAAGAGAAAAATTCCGTGCGAGCCTATTTACATTGATGGAGATACAATTTCACGTGATAATTCGCGGATTATAAACGAACGTCAATACATGCGTGAAAACGGTGTTGTTTTTATTTTTGTCCCTTTTGATAAAAAAAATAATGAAATTAAAGGTAGAATCTCGATTATTACAAAAGGTGTCTTTTCAATTCGAACAGGAAGCCCAATTATTGCCGACATTAGGCGAATTAGCTATTCATCAATTCGTTTTTTTGTGCAAAAAGATCCAAACTGATCAATGCCACAATTAAAACAACTTTTAAAAAATAGATTGGGTTCATATTTTCATCGGTCAAAACGCTGAAATCCGGTTGTTTTGTCAAAATTCATTTTTGTTGATGAAAAATTTGATTTTTTAGCCAACTATGAACAAAAAGAAGCGGAAAAATTTGTTGATTATAAAACAGTGCAGACAAAATTAGCAAACCCAGTTAATAAAAAAGTTGTCAAACCAAGTTCAAATAATAAATCTTCTAGCACAAATCAGCAAAAAAATGGCAATTCAAGCGAAAATGTAGCTGTTAAGCCGAATAATTTAGGCAAAAAAAATCTAAATTATTATAATAAGCAAGAAAGTACAAATGAAAAATTAGCCAAATCAAGTAAAAAAAATATTCCAAATAAAATAGCAAAAAAATCACTAAATTCGCAAAATATTCTAAAAAATGAGGCTCAAGCTAACTCAAACCACGAAATAACTTTTGTTAATAGCGAGTCTTCTCTAAATAAAAAAACACGGATTCAATCAAAAAAACCTGACTATTTGACAACAAATTCAAGCAATTCTGGGGATAATTTAAATAGTAAAAATATTCATCCAAAATCTAGAAAAAATCAAAATACAGCAAATTTTAAACAACTTTTTCCAAAAAATATAAAGCAAAATCCTGTTACTTTTTCAAAAAATGCTGATAATGATAATTTTGAAAACTTAAATTATCGTAATAAAAAATATAATAAAAACAGTAAAAATTTAAATCCAAATTTTGTTAAAAAGCAAGCGTCTCACCTTAAAAACACTAAAATATGCCCGGTTTTTTACCCTAAAAGCCCTGATTCTACGCAAGTAACTTTTCATAAAAAGCCAATAACAAGCAAAAAAAATTATAAAAGCCAAAATTTGAATGATAAAATTGGCAAATCTGAAAATTCAAAACCTAAACAAACAACAGAAAGCAATTAAGAAATGTTCAAAAATAAAGACACGCATAATTTTATTTACATCAAAGGTGCAAGTGAGAACAATTTAAAGAATTTTGACCTTGTAATTCCTAAAAATAAATTAGTTGTCTTTACTGGGGTTTCAGGATCAGGAAAGTCATCTTTAGCCTTTAATACAATTTATGAAGAAGGAAAACGACGTTATATAGACTCTTTGAGTTCATATGCCCGACAATTTTTAGGCGGAACTAAGAAACCAAAAGTTGAAGCTATTTACGGACTTTTGCCAACAATTTCTGTTGAGCAAAAGACAAGTCATAACAATCCCCGCTCAACTGTTGGAACAATTACCGAAATTTATGACTATTTTCGGCTTTTATTTGCCAAAATTGGTAAACCTTTTTGCCCTAATCATAAAGCTGAAATTGTTCCTCAAAAAATTGTTAACATTTTGAATTCAATTTTGTCACGGCCAAAAGGTACTAGAATTGTGATTATGGCTCCTGTTGTTCAATCTGAGCGCGGATCTCACCGAAATTTAATTGAAAATCTTAAAAATCAAGGTTTTTTGCGGCTTAAAATTAATGATGTTACATATTATCTTGCAGATGAGATTAACCTTGATCCAAAGCAAAGACACACAATTTCTGTTATTATTGATAGATTTATTCTTGATGATGATGAAGAAACTAGACTTCAATCTTCACTTGAATTAGCATTTCAAATGGGAAAAGGAATTGCTCTTTGCGAGTTTGATGATTCTGAAGTAGTTAGATTTTCAAAATTACAGGCTTGTCCTTTTGGTGATTTTGAAATGCCAAGTCTAGAAAATCGACTTTTTTCATTTAATTCACCTTATGGAATGTGCAAAACTTGCAAAGGATTAGGGACAAATTTAGAGGCTGATTTTGATCTTGTTGTTCCTGATAAAAATTTGTCTATTAACCAAGGTGCCATTAAATACTTTGGAAAATCAATAAATACAAAATCATTAGAATGGCAAGAGCTGCAAATTTTGCTTGAGTATTTTGAAATTTCACCTGATAAAAAAATCAACGAACTTACTAAAAAAGAGCTTGAAATTATCAATTATGGCTCAAAAGAATCAATTAATTACTCGTTAGTTTCCGAAAGTGGAAAAAGATATGATTATTTTCGGCCAATTGAAGGTATTTTAAGTCGAATCCAGCGTAAATTTTGGGACACAACTAGCGAAGATCTTCGTCTTTGATTTAAAAAAATGATGTCTGAATTTTTGTGTAGCACATGTCAAGGTGCTAGACTAAATAATTATGCTCTTGCAGTAAAAATTGAAAATTATAATATTTTTGAATTATCGCAGCTATCTATTAAAAATCTTATTGAGTTTTTTAAGAATTTAAATTTATCTGACTTTGATCAACAAGTTTCAAAATTGATTCTTTCAGAAATTCGCGATCGACTTTCTTTTTTAGATAATGTTGGACTTTCATATTTAAATTTAAGCAGATCAGCAGCAACACTTTCTGGAGGAGAATCGCAAAGAATTCGGCTTGCAAGTCAAGTAGGATCGCAATTAACTGGGGTACTTTATGTTCTTGATGAACCTTCAATTGGATTACATCAAAAGGATAATGACAGATTAATTGCGACTTTGAAAAAAATGGTTGAAATTGGCAACAGTTTAATAGTTGTAGAGCATGATCTTGAGACTATTTTAGCTGCTGATTATTTAGTTGATATAGGCGCTAATGCTGGTGAAAACGGTGGGTATTTAGTTGCTGCCGGAAAACTTGAGGACATTGAAAACGAACCAAAATCGATTACAGGACAATTTTTAACTAATAAATTAGCAATTCCAGTTCCTAAAAAACGTCGCAGTGGTAACGGAAAATTTATAATTATCGAAAAAGCAAGAGAAAATAATTTAAAAAAAATCAGTATAAACATTCCTTTAGGTAAATTTGTCGTTATAACAGGGGTATCAGGTTCAGGTAAATCAACATTGGTAAATCAAATTTTGGTTAATGGGATTGCAAAACACCTGGGCGGAACAAATATTCGTGTTGGAAAATGTGATGAAATTAGGGGACTTTTTAATATTGACAAATTAGTTGCGGTCAATCAAAGCCCAATTGGAAGGACGCCTCGCTCAAATCCAGCGACATATACATCTGTTTTTGACGATATTCGCGAGATTTTTGCAAACACCGAGCAAGCAAGATCGCTTGGATTTTCTAAGTCAAAATTTTCTTTTAACTTGCAATCCGGAAGATGCGATAAATGCCAAGGCGATGGGCAAATAAAAATTGAAATGCATTTTATGCCCGATATATATGTTTTATGCGATAACTGTCAAGGAAAAAGGTATAAGCCTGATGTTCTACAAATTCGTTTTCACGGTAAAAATATCGCAGATATTCTCGAATTAACAGTCTCAGCGGCACTTGAATTTTTTCATAACTGGCCAAAAATTGTTACAAAATTGCAAACTTTGGTTGACGTTGGTCTTGGATATATAAAATTAGGTCAATCAGCCACAACACTTTCAGGTGGAGAAGCTCAAAGAATTAAATTAGCAACATTTTTACAGAAAAAACCAACAGGAAAGTCACTTTTTGTTCTTGATGAGCCAACAACAGGGCTGCATAATTATGACGTTGCAAATTTAATTAAAGTACTTGATAGAATAGTGGATAATGGCGATAGTGTCGTGATTATAGAGCACAACTTGGATGTAATTAAAGTTGCAGATTATATTATTGACCTAGGACCTGAAGGCGGACAAGAGGGGGGAAATATTGTTGCAAAAGGAACTCCGGAGGCTGTTGCAAAGGTAGAAAAATCCTACACTGGCGCTTATTTGAAAAAGATTCTAAACGTTAAATAAGCCCCTTAATAGAAAAACCACCAAAAAAAGTTTTGGTGGTACAGTTTTTTGCTTTAACT
This sequence is a window from Mesomycoplasma ovipneumoniae. Protein-coding genes within it:
- a CDS encoding ribonuclease J: MSLTTNPTRFFGLGGMQEIGKSTLIIEDNYDIVIIDAGIKFANLFSTGIKGMVPNYQYLLKNQAKIRGIFITHGHEDHIGGIVYLVQEVQIKKIFAPKIAIEYLKAKFVDHKIKKEIEFVEIKKDDVYYFESFKVDFWTAQHSIPDAFGVRVTSKHGSIMCTGDFRFDYTPIGNYTDFDKLKQIGKNNLTVLFSDSTNAMRPNHSPSERDILADIEMHMRAATRKIIITAFASNLTRIKALIEIGIKLDKKILVFGRSMVNGINIGRRSGYINAPDEAFLGKNLSGVEENQMLILTTGSQGEQLAALDRMSNKKHPKISIEPRDMVIFSSSPIPGNKIKIEHLINRLYKLGAIIKENGPDGYLHTSGHAYKSEHEKIFQLTKPKYFFPYHGEYRMALAHSQTAIESGVNPKNVIIPDNGEVFEIVNQEVRKTKRKIPCEPIYIDGDTISRDNSRIINERQYMRENGVVFIFVPFDKKNNEIKGRISIITKGVFSIRTGSPIIADIRRISYSSIRFFVQKDPNWSMPQLKQLLKNRLGSYFHRSKRWNPVVLSKFIFVDEKFDFLANYEQKEAEKFVDYKTVQTKLANPVNKKVVKPSSNNKSSSTNQQKNGNSSENVAVKPNNLGKKNLNYYNKQESTNEKLAKSSKKNIPNKIAKKSLNSQNILKNEAQANSNHEITFVNSESSLNKKTRIQSKKPDYLTTNSSNSGDNLNSKNIHPKSRKNQNTANFKQLFPKNIKQNPVTFSKNADNDNFENLNYRNKKYNKNSKNLNPNFVKKQASHLKNTKICPVFYPKSPDSTQVTFHKKPITSKKNYKSQNLNDKIGKSENSKPKQTTESN
- the uvrA gene encoding excinuclease ABC subunit UvrA, whose amino-acid sequence is MFKNKDTHNFIYIKGASENNLKNFDLVIPKNKLVVFTGVSGSGKSSLAFNTIYEEGKRRYIDSLSSYARQFLGGTKKPKVEAIYGLLPTISVEQKTSHNNPRSTVGTITEIYDYFRLLFAKIGKPFCPNHKAEIVPQKIVNILNSILSRPKGTRIVIMAPVVQSERGSHRNLIENLKNQGFLRLKINDVTYYLADEINLDPKQRHTISVIIDRFILDDDEETRLQSSLELAFQMGKGIALCEFDDSEVVRFSKLQACPFGDFEMPSLENRLFSFNSPYGMCKTCKGLGTNLEADFDLVVPDKNLSINQGAIKYFGKSINTKSLEWQELQILLEYFEISPDKKINELTKKELEIINYGSKESINYSLVSESGKRYDYFRPIEGILSRIQRKFWDTTSEDLRLWFKKMMSEFLCSTCQGARLNNYALAVKIENYNIFELSQLSIKNLIEFFKNLNLSDFDQQVSKLILSEIRDRLSFLDNVGLSYLNLSRSAATLSGGESQRIRLASQVGSQLTGVLYVLDEPSIGLHQKDNDRLIATLKKMVEIGNSLIVVEHDLETILAADYLVDIGANAGENGGYLVAAGKLEDIENEPKSITGQFLTNKLAIPVPKKRRSGNGKFIIIEKARENNLKKISINIPLGKFVVITGVSGSGKSTLVNQILVNGIAKHLGGTNIRVGKCDEIRGLFNIDKLVAVNQSPIGRTPRSNPATYTSVFDDIREIFANTEQARSLGFSKSKFSFNLQSGRCDKCQGDGQIKIEMHFMPDIYVLCDNCQGKRYKPDVLQIRFHGKNIADILELTVSAALEFFHNWPKIVTKLQTLVDVGLGYIKLGQSATTLSGGEAQRIKLATFLQKKPTGKSLFVLDEPTTGLHNYDVANLIKVLDRIVDNGDSVVIIEHNLDVIKVADYIIDLGPEGGQEGGNIVAKGTPEAVAKVEKSYTGAYLKKILNVK